Proteins encoded together in one Myotis daubentonii chromosome 17, mMyoDau2.1, whole genome shotgun sequence window:
- the TGS1 gene encoding trimethylguanosine synthase, translating into MCCEKWSHVAEMFLFIEDLEEDYKILCLCSRAFVEDRKLCNLGLKGYYVKGNGNSAGDQATEEEESCNFHGNKESCDSKGIDLDESELDSETELMKSMGLPLQFGGMSAHKNFEVSMNTRNKIKIKKKKKKHQKKYLDEMIRESWRQEYEEDDILASDDPSSVEQCENTRPRKLKPKKDTETESLSTESTLSPKLEITEKWEKYWNEYGGELLWQSWQEKHSDQTLCSEPWNVPDTKEEWEQHYSQLYWYYLEQFKYWEAQGWTFDASQSCGASMCGPKTEVDNEKDENCMKADLLSLTSSSVGCKSSNSSEKDHNELLDGISKISLNSGKPEESQLESSISSDGHQWLNEVNSRRECPSGQSESYNGGAKESNLSGNSANQPAQDSQKSSEADTIQGKPPPNKTDGDESEEDPPERQPSKLKRSHELDMDENPDSDFDDNGALLGFNHGSGQKYGGISHFSHRRVRYLQKNVKYKSKFLDMRRQINLKNKHIFFTEDTEKKCFKKSKTLSKVEKFLKWVNEPMDEEASPESVSHDDVQDACTSSDSEEQGVSVTKEEEPLEMSNPEPAEGHAIPSAGEPETEKNEGDSTGAAVTDKEDCVAQDIPDSLQVETEAEIKKKKKKKNKNRKVISLPPEIAAVPELAKYWAQRYRLFSRFDDGIKLDKEGWFSVTPEKIAEHIAGRVSQSFECDIVVDAFCGVGGNTIQFALTGKRVIAIDIDPVKIDLARNNTEVYGIADKVEFICGDFLLLAPQLKADVVFLSPPWGGPDYATAETFDIRTMMSPDGFEIFRLSQMITNNIVYFLPRNADIDQVASLAGPGGQVEIEQNFLNNKLKTITAYFGNLIRKPVSES; encoded by the exons ATGTGCTGCGAGAAGTGGAGCCACGTGGCCGAAATGTTTCTCTTTATCGAAGACCTGGAGGAGGATTATAAGATCCTTTGCCTCTGCTCCCGGGCATTTGTGGA AGATCGAAAATTGTGCAATTTGGGATTAAAAGGCTACTATGTTAAAGGCAACGGCAACAGTGCAG GAGACCAAGCTACAGAAGAAGAGGAAAGTTGTAATTTCCATGGCAATAAAGAATCATGTGATAGCAAAGGCATAGACCTAGATGAAAGTGAACTTGATTCTGAGACTGAACTCATGAAAAGTATGGGACTGCCACTTCAATTTGGTGGGATGTCTGCACATAAGAATTTTGAG GTGTCTATgaatactagaaataaaattaaaataaaaaagaaaaagaaaaaacatcagaAGAAGTACTTAGATGAGATGATAAGAGAATCTTGGAGACAAGAATATGAAGAAGATGACATTTTGGCCTCAGATGATCCATCTTCAGTTGAACAGTGTGAGAACACCAGACCACGTAAACTAAAACCCAAAAAAGACACTGAAACTGAAAGCCTTTCTACTGAAAGTACATTATCTCCAAAGCtagaaattacagaaaaatgggaaaagtaCTGGAATGAATATGGTGGAGAGCTACTATGGCAAAGCTGGCAAGAAAAACATTCGGATCAAACACTGTGCTCTGAACCTTGGAACGTTCCTGATACCAAGGAAGAATGGGAGCAACATTATAGTCAACTTTATTGGTATTATTTGGAACAATTTAAGTATTGGGAAGCTCAGGGTTGGACTTTTGATGCCTCACAAAGCTGTGGTGCAAGTATGTGTGGGCCTAAAACAGAAGTTGACAACGAGAAAGATGAAAATTGCATGAAAGCAGACTTACTTTCTTTAACATCTTCATCAGTAGGTTGTAAAAGctctaattcaagtgaaaaagacCATAACGAGCTACTTGATGGAATTAGTAAGATAAGTCTGAATTCAGGGAAACCAGAAGAGAGCCAGCTAGAGTCATCTATAAGTTCTGACGGACATCAGTGGCTAAATGAAGTTAACAGCAGAAGAGAATGCCCTTCTGGCCAAAGTGAGTCATATAATGGAGGAGCCAAGGAAAGCAACTTGTCGGGGAACAGTGCAAATCAACCAGCTCAGG ATTCACAGAAGTCTTCAGAAGCAGACACAATCCAAGGAAAACCACCTCCCAACAAGACAGATGGAGATGAAAGTGAAGAAGATCCGCCTGAACGTCAGCCAAGCAAACTCAAGAGGAG ccATGAGCTGGACATGGATGAAAACCCAGATTCAGACTTTGATGACAATGGTGCCCTTCTAGGATTCAACCATGGCTCCGGACAAAA ATATGGTGGAATTTCACATTTCAGTCATAGACGGGTCAGATATCTACAGAAGAATGTGAAGTATAAGTCAAAGTTCTTGGACATGAGAAgacaaataaatttgaaaaataaacacattttctttactgaagacacagaaaaaaaatgttttaagaaaagcaaaacttTGAGTAAG GTAGAAAAATTTCTAAAATGGGTTAACGAACCAATGGATGAGGAAGCATCACCAGAGTCAGTTTCTCATGACGATGTGCAAGACGCTTGCACAAGCAGTGATTCAGAAGAGCAGGGAGTGTCTGTTACCAAAGAGGAGGAGCCACTGGAGATGAGCAATCCAGAGCCTGCCGAGGGTCATGCCATACCTTCAGCTGGTGAAcctgagacagaaaaaaatgaaggggaCAGCACCGGAGCAGCTGTCACAGATAAGGAGGATTGTGTTGCTCAGGATATACCAGATTCTCTTCAGGTGGAAACTGAAG ctgaaattaaaaagaagaagaagaaaaaaaacaagaatagGAAAGTAATCAGTCTGCCTCCTGAAATAGCTGCTGTTCCTGAGCTGGCAAAATACTGGGCCCAGAGGTACCGGCTCTTCTCCCGTTTTGATGATGGAATTAAATTGGACAAAG AGGGCTGGTTCTCAGTTACACCTGAGAAGATTGCTGAACACATTGCTGGCCGGGTCAGTCAGTCCTTCGAGTGCGACATTGTAGTGGATGCATTTTGTGGAGTCGGAGGAAATACCATTCAGTTTGCCTTAACTGGAAAGAGAG TGATTGCCATTGATATTGATCCTGTTAAGATTGACCTTGCTCGCAATAATACAGAAGTGTATGGGATAGCAGACAAAGTCGAGTTCATCTGCGGAGATTTCCTGCTGCTGGCTCCTCAGTTAAAGGCCGACGTTGTGTTCCTCAGCCCCCCTTGGGGAGGGCCAGACTACGCGACTGCAGAGACCTTTGACATTAGGACAATGATGTCTCCTGATGG CTTTGAAATTTTCAGACTTTCTCAGATGATCACTAATAACATTGTATATTTTCTACCAAGAAATGCTGACATTGACCAG gtggCATCCTTAGCTGGGCCTGGAGGGCAAGTGGAAATAGAACAAAACTTTCTTAATAATAAACTGAAGACAATCACTGCTTATTTTGGGAACCTGATTCGAAAACCAGTCTCTGAATCATAA